One segment of Sphingobacteriales bacterium DNA contains the following:
- a CDS encoding GH3 auxin-responsive promoter family protein, whose translation MGIKSFLAQPFAAFTTRRLENYHRQAVALQHEVLEDITDSARDTQFGKDHNFRHIRTYKDFKRQVPIRDYEALKPYIEMMLNGEADILWEDRPLYFAKTSGTTSGTKYIPISRDSISNHINGARNALLAQVHRVGSDFINGKMIFLSGSPVLHAVADIPTGRLSGIVNHHIPAYLRRNQLPSYPTNCIEDWELKLDAIVQETLHQDMRLISGIPPWVQMYFDRLHEVSNGKRIKDIFPNLSVIVHGGVNFQPYRAKMQESIGGKVSYIETYPASEGFIAYQDSQQEESLLLNIYSGIFFEFVPADEIFNENPTRLHLGEVEIGVNYALILSSNAGLWAYNIGDTVKFVSKNPYRIVVTGRTKHFISAFGEHVIAEEVESALASTAAQHQVRITEFTVAPQVQSSNSELPHHEWWIEFDTPPAQTAAFAADLDAALMRRNIYYRDLIEGRILQPLKIKAVRKGFFQDYMKSIGKLGGQNKVPHLSNDRNIASALERL comes from the coding sequence ATGGGCATAAAATCTTTTTTGGCACAACCTTTTGCCGCTTTCACTACACGCCGCTTGGAAAACTACCACCGACAAGCCGTAGCTTTGCAACACGAAGTACTTGAAGACATCACCGACAGCGCACGCGATACTCAATTCGGCAAAGACCACAATTTTCGCCATATCCGCACCTACAAGGATTTCAAACGTCAAGTACCCATTCGTGATTACGAAGCTCTGAAGCCTTATATAGAGATGATGTTGAACGGCGAGGCAGATATTTTATGGGAAGACCGCCCTTTATATTTTGCCAAAACTTCGGGTACTACTTCGGGTACTAAATATATCCCCATCAGCCGCGATTCCATCAGCAATCATATCAACGGCGCACGCAATGCGCTTTTGGCTCAGGTGCATCGCGTAGGCAGCGATTTTATCAACGGAAAAATGATTTTTCTGTCCGGCTCACCCGTTTTGCACGCTGTAGCCGATATTCCTACCGGAAGGCTTTCGGGCATTGTCAATCATCATATTCCCGCTTATTTGCGCCGCAATCAGCTCCCCTCCTATCCTACCAACTGCATTGAAGACTGGGAACTCAAATTAGATGCCATTGTGCAGGAAACTTTGCATCAGGATATGCGCCTTATCAGTGGTATTCCGCCTTGGGTACAAATGTATTTTGACCGCCTCCACGAAGTAAGCAACGGCAAACGTATCAAAGATATTTTTCCGAACTTGTCGGTTATTGTGCACGGCGGCGTAAATTTTCAGCCTTATCGCGCCAAAATGCAGGAAAGCATAGGCGGCAAAGTGAGCTACATAGAAACTTATCCGGCTTCGGAGGGTTTTATTGCATATCAGGATAGCCAACAAGAGGAGAGTTTGTTGTTGAATATTTACTCCGGAATTTTCTTTGAATTTGTACCCGCCGACGAAATTTTTAACGAAAATCCTACGCGTCTGCACTTGGGCGAAGTAGAAATAGGTGTTAATTATGCACTGATTTTGAGTAGCAATGCGGGTTTGTGGGCGTATAATATCGGCGATACCGTAAAATTTGTTTCAAAAAATCCTTATCGTATTGTTGTCACCGGACGCACCAAACATTTTATTTCGGCTTTTGGCGAGCACGTCATTGCCGAAGAAGTGGAAAGTGCTTTGGCAAGCACCGCCGCACAGCATCAAGTACGCATAACCGAATTTACGGTAGCTCCGCAGGTGCAAAGCAGCAACAGCGAACTGCCCCATCACGAGTGGTGGATAGAATTTGATACGCCGCCCGCACAAACCGCCGCTTTTGCCGCCGACTTAGATGCCGCCCTGATGCGCCGCAACATTTATTACCGCGATTTGATTGAAGGACGCATTTTACAACCTTTAAAAATAAAAGCGGTGCGCAAGGGATTTTTTCAGGATTATATGAAAAGTATCGGCAAATTGGGCGGACAAAATAAAGTACCGCATCTTTCCAACGACCGCAATATTGCTTCGGCATTGGAGCGTTTGTAG
- the rfbD gene encoding dTDP-4-dehydrorhamnose reductase yields MPSIVLVTGANGQLGQELQNIAAKYPQYRFHFVARRDIDLSDTAAVESFFHHTPFDALIHCAAYTQVDKAESESELAYRINGEASAAIARACARRAAPLLYVSTDYVFDGTHGSANEPFSVCNPLNVYGSSKRTGELAVLENNPCTLVVRTSWVYSVFGNNFVKSMLRLGKERPALHIVSDQISAPTYAADLAVALLQLLEKKALYEQGNIVHFSNAGVASWYDFADEIMRQSGIPCPVNPIKSSEFPTAATRPLFSLLSLDSLRKDFGIHPTHWKDALIRCLEILKTTNN; encoded by the coding sequence ATGCCTTCTATTGTTCTTGTTACCGGAGCCAATGGTCAGTTGGGTCAGGAGTTGCAGAATATCGCTGCAAAATATCCGCAATATCGCTTTCATTTTGTGGCACGCCGCGATATAGACCTTTCTGATACGGCAGCCGTTGAATCTTTTTTTCATCACACTCCTTTTGATGCGCTGATTCATTGTGCCGCCTACACACAAGTAGATAAAGCAGAAAGCGAAAGCGAATTGGCGTACCGAATCAACGGCGAAGCATCTGCCGCTATTGCGCGGGCTTGTGCGCGGCGGGCTGCTCCTTTGTTGTATGTATCCACCGATTATGTATTTGACGGCACACACGGCAGTGCCAACGAGCCTTTTTCGGTGTGCAACCCTTTGAACGTATATGGCAGCAGCAAGCGAACCGGCGAACTGGCTGTATTGGAAAACAATCCGTGTACATTGGTGGTGCGCACTTCGTGGGTGTATTCGGTGTTTGGCAATAATTTTGTAAAAAGCATGCTCCGCTTGGGCAAAGAACGCCCCGCCCTCCATATCGTAAGCGACCAAATCAGTGCGCCCACTTATGCTGCCGATTTAGCGGTGGCACTTTTGCAGTTGTTGGAAAAAAAAGCATTATACGAGCAGGGAAATATTGTGCATTTCAGCAATGCCGGCGTGGCTTCGTGGTACGATTTCGCCGATGAGATTATGCGCCAAAGCGGTATTCCTTGTCCGGTAAATCCCATCAAAAGCAGCGAGTTTCCGACCGCCGCCACGCGCCCTTTGTTCAGTTTGCTGTCGTTAGATTCCTTGCGCAAAGATTTTGGCATACACCCCACACACTGGAAAGATGCACTGATACGCTGCTTGGAGATATTGAAGACAACAAATAATTAA